DNA from Triticum aestivum cultivar Chinese Spring chromosome 7D, IWGSC CS RefSeq v2.1, whole genome shotgun sequence:
gccagcggtcctcacgaggctggtcgcgccactcctgcgGGAAccgcggtcgtcccaacgtcctccacttctgcctcctccacggccgtagcctcggtcgttgcgctcggggcgtcgaccgaggcgcccatcgcgaatggccctgagctcctaacaatcattggtgttgtggctgtgtacgttgtggaagacgcagaatggacGGCTGCCCTTGAACGAttctgggtggtcgcagccgcgcttcatttctagttcagccgcgagcacggcaacccccttgcgcttcacgtccttggccttggccttcttgtcttctgggttggCCGCTggagttcgaggagggagaggcgcccttcctcagctctcgcgcacttggttgccttgttgaacatctccagagccgtgcacaggtcctcatggatggcgagctccttcttcatcttgacatcgcggacgccatcggagaacgccgagatgatggcttcgtccgaaaccttggggatcttgtggcgaacgctgttgaagcgctagatgtacttctgcagggtctcccctgactgctgcttgatgcgccgcaggtcacccgcggcaggcgggcggtcgcgcgtgccctggaagttggcgacgaaacgctcgcgcatctcgccccaggaggagatcgatcccgcgggcagattcaggagccacgagcgcgcgccatccttgagggccatgggaaaccagttcgccatgacctttttgtcgccgctggccgcctcgatgctcagctcatagagctgcaggaactccgcagggtcaggggtgccgtcgtagcgtggaggcaggtcgggcttgaacttgcccggccagacgacgctgcgtagctcaggggtgaaggcgcggcggcccgctgtggtcaccggagcccgtcgTGGAGGTCGAGCCTGACCTTGGTGCTCACGCGCCACCACCGCAGGCGACGcgtggtcttgacgtggtggtggagGGAGCGCTGGAGCACCTTCTTGCGGCCGTTGGACCTCCAGGCAGCTTTCCTCTTCACGTGCGGGCACCCTGCGCGATGGGTCGCGCcgcggggccgcgcgtcttggACCGAGGGCGACGTCCTGAcagggaggtggcggaggcgcttcatgggctacgtcgcccgcagcAGGAGGCGGGCAAGGtaacgagagggacggtgcaggcgaGCCCCCAGCCGCGCTGactagctcggcgatgcggtccagccagtcttcgtaaaggtcgtcgactgggcggtagcgcaggagctcacgcgccatgagcaaTGTAGCCTGCGCCTTCGTCGGGCcgtgacgagcgtgggacgacgagccggccggagtgAGCGACGAGGTGGCGGTGCGTCCGCCCCGCCGCTcggaggggtgcagcgacgaagcttgctgctcgtgccccgccgggccgatggcggcgttggcggcgggtgatgaagaacgacggggaggcccgccaacgggcgacgcgagtggcgagagcggctcgacgctcagcacgggctcgacgagcatcagccatggaaacAGTGGAGCAGCGGCGAGTCGATCGACGGAAGAGAGActtcaacgcacccctacctggcgcaccaaatgtcggattcggggttccgcagacccttgagaggttcaaactctgggatgCGTGCAAAGAACTCCCTCTTCCTAGTCTGCCTGCTCAATGATTCCACAGCCtaactcgacgaacccaagggacaagggacacaacagtttatcctggttcgggccaccttgcggtgtaataccctactccagctttgtggtggattgcctcgaagggctgagaaTGAACTAgcacagtggatgaacagcctcaggaggtgaggtgttcttgagctcgatgagctggtgaggtggtttgAGAGGAATCGATCcgtcctcctctatggtggtggctaagtcctatttatagtggccttggttctcttcccaaatgtaggcgggaagggatcctacaacggccaaatttgaagggggacaattagtacaagctatcctgacaaaagtagtcttcgtctgcaaaaggctctgatggtgacgctgcagtgggctccgcgatgaccttcgtcctgtcgtcctggtggtcttggtcttgttgcaccgatatggaaacctttagctgattcctcgggaccctgcgcctgcgcttgcctccttagcaccaaagaggaaactggtacactgcggccgctggcgcccgcctggccttggtcgtcatggctcacgtcacatgaaccttgcgaggtgcaccttgcatagatatctccgctctacgggggccagcctagtgaggccgcccctcagggaggtcttggtgtcgtccgcctcgcgaggcttggcccctcgcgagggtcttgggttgttgttgctgaagctgggccataccgggccgtcgacggagccacgccatgggccgcaggcaggcaagtctgggcacccccgttcccaggacgccgacacatcACTGTTGGAACATTTTATTAGAATCTCTAGGTTCAACTTGTGCTTTATTGAGCTTTATGATTCCCGTTGTATTAAGGATTTCCTAAGTCCTAAGTAGATGCTATGCCTTCTAATTCTTTTTCCGTTGATATATTCATTATGGTTGGGAAATGTAGTTAAATGCTGCTTCCGTTTTTCCTGCTTACTTTGTAGGAAGGATTTGCATTCTCACACTGCACAACATGCAAAGCTCAGTTCCATCTTCGAGTGGAAACTCTGGAAGATAACTCATGGCGCAAAATAAAGTTCCGGCTCTTCGTGGCAAGAGATGTTATACTTGGTTTTCTTGCAGTTCAAATTGTAAGCTCTAAGATTTGAAAACATTTCTTTTTTGATGCCTTTTCTTCATTAATTGAAATCCAATATCTTTGTTTCTAAAGATGCTCTTATTTAGTACTGTTGCACAACTGGGAATACTTATGCATAATAAGTCTGTATAATATAATTCAGAAAATGCCCCCCTGAGGCATTCAGAGTTACATTTTCAAATTGATACCACATGTTTAATGtacaaactaacaaaaaatataAATTATTTTTTTGAACGGAATGATTCTTATTATTGGCATTTCACTCTCCAAGCAATGCCAATGCACTCTTTATTTTGAGAATACACATACTGATGTACTATTAAAATATTAGGGCATTTTTTCAATCCAAATTCAGGCAGGGGAAATAATTATTTGCATATATTTTCATTTTGTGCAGACTATTGCTACCATTAGTGCAATTGCATACTTTCTAGACAGGGACGGAAGTTTCCGGAATAGTTTCAGTGATGGTTGGGATCGTATCTTGTCAAAGCATCCAATACCGTTCTACTACTGCATAGGTATTGGAATAACACCTTTCTgtcataatgatgcatatgtaccATTTATATTAGTCAGCAAAACTTTTGGTTACAGCAACATAAAACTGCTGTTATTGAATTAACCTAACGTTTTATCTGTTGATGTTCAAGGGGTTGTGGTTTTCTTTGTGCTGCTTGGATTTTTCGGGTTGATAGTGCACTGCTCGTCCTTGAACGACAATCAAGATCCTTGCTTAGCTGGGTGCCGGAACTGCTGCTATGGTTGGGGCATCCTGGACTGTCTCCCTGCTTCTTTGGAGGCCTGCTTTGCCCTGGTGGTGCTCTTCATCGTCGTTTTCGCTATCCTTGGGATTGCATACGGTTTCCTCGCGGCGACTATGGCCGTCCAGAGGATCTGGCAGAGACATTATCACATCCTGACCAAAAGAGAGCTCACAAAGGCAAGAGGCCGCCTCACACTGGTCGAGCTATTTCCCTGGGGCAGCATCATTCTTTCAGATTATGAATTCAGTTTCATTCTTTTTCGCATGCAGGAATACGTAGTGGAAGATCTGCACGGCAGCTACTCGGCCCCGAAGCTTGAGCCAGAGCACGAGGAGCGGCTGAAAATGCTGAAGCTACTGTAGATGGCCCATCCGCATCAAGACCACTGTAAATCCCGCCTGTATTGCTGTGGGCCGAAAGAGTGTTGGTGAGTTGGATCGCCTGTGAAAGAAAATGCTGACGCGATTAAACTTGTAGCTTTCTGAATCGAaatcctgcccccccccccccttttttaaCAAATGAATAAAATTTGCTCCATGCACCTGGTTCTGATCTAGTTTTCTGATTCCACTACCTTGATGTTGCATACATCACAGTTTTATGCTCCATACATCTTTCACAACAAAGAATATGTAAGTTTGAGGCTGGTCTGAAAGTCAGCGAAGACGTTTGTCGGGAGGCCTTTGATGAAGACAGAGGCAAACTGCGACGCGCTCGGCACGTGGAGAGCATGAACTCACCAAGGGAAACGCGCTCGTAGATGAAGTGAAGATCGATTTCCACATGCTTGGTGCGTTGGTGCTGAACGAGATTGCTTGACATATACATGGCGTTCATGTTGTCACACGTGGCTATACATGGCGTTCACGTTGTCGCACGTGGCGCGGCGGTGGTCGACGAATCTTGATGAGAAGTTGTCGAAGCCACACAGCCTCAACGACGGGTGTTGGCAATGCCCTTGTACTCCACCTCAGTGCTCGATCGCGAGACAATGTTTTGGCATTTCGACGACCAGCTGACGTGGTTGGAGCCAAGGAACACAATAAAGCCATACGTAGATTTGAGGGTGTCTGGGCACCCAGCGCAATCAGCGTCCCAGTACGCCGTTAAATTGCCATCGGACAACTGAAATAACCGACAGGCCAAGGCGTGTGGTCCCATGAACATAGCGAAGAACCCGCTTCACCATCTGGTAGTGGGCTTCCCTGTGATCATGCATGAACAGACAATATTGTTGAACAGTGGAAGATATATCGGGGCGACCGAGGGTGAGGTACTGGAGAGCCCCAGCGGGACTACGATAGAGTGAGGATCATGGAAAGGACACCATTAGTAGAGGATAATTTTGCATTGATGTCGATGGGCGTAGAGACCAACTTGCAGTTTAACACCGCCGTGACGATCTAAAATGTCTAGGGCGTACTGTTCTTGAGAAAGGTGGATGCTGGTACTGTTGTGGTGCATTGATCCCAAGaaagtggtggagagaacccataTCGGTCATGGCGAATTCACGGTGCAACAAGGTGGTGATGGATTTCAGAAAGGTGGAAGCGCTGACGGTGAGAATTATGTCATCTACTTATAGCAGGAGGTATGCGGTGTCGCGGACACGATGGAGCAAAAACAACAATTGGTGCAGTCCAATGCCCCTTGTGTTTTGGATATTGTTGTCAGAAACATTGAGGGAccgatttgtttgctagtgcacacagagagaaAATAGTCTCTGGAGTTTCGAGAAGATTGCATAATCTTCAGAGAAGTTTGCTATAAACTTCTGAGAGTGTTATCTGAGCTGCAAAGAAGATTGATGAGCTTCGAGGAGTTTGCAACCGAGAAGAATGCGTGTCGGAGTTGGCCTAAAAATGTTGCTCACGTGAAGCAATTTATACGCGAGGCGTCTAATAGAAAATGATTGAAGCAGAGAAGAATGAAGACGAAGTAAAGACATCCATTATTTTATTTCCTtcttttgagtcataggaccaccgtatGATTAAGAGGGGTTCAAGTATCTCCAGACTTTTTGTCTATTGTGATGCTTAACCGGAACTTATCCCATGTGAGTCGACAGAAATCTCTTCGTGTGCCGAGA
Protein-coding regions in this window:
- the LOC123164521 gene encoding uncharacterized protein; translated protein: MDRSEEETIMSDSDPLLDRNDQSGSLPQLSPPQPATVTVLEIEDEETDGSYAACCRICLEAESEIGDELISPCMCKGTQQFVHRSCLDHWRSVKEGFAFSHCTTCKAQFHLRVETLEDNSWRKIKFRLFVARDVILGFLAVQITIATISAIAYFLDRDGSFRNSFSDGWDRILSKHPIPFYYCIGVVVFFVLLGFFGLIVHCSSLNDNQDPCLAGCRNCCYGWGILDCLPASLEACFALVVLFIVVFAILGIAYGFLAATMAVQRIWQRHYHILTKRELTKEYVVEDLHGSYSAPKLEPEHEERLKMLKLL